The proteins below are encoded in one region of Apium graveolens cultivar Ventura chromosome 4, ASM990537v1, whole genome shotgun sequence:
- the LOC141717463 gene encoding uncharacterized protein LOC141717463 isoform X2, giving the protein MRDTILPPIIKKQLRGRPKKLRRREGFEESVSNGKCVRMSYKGRIMHRGYCKSVEHMINKCPTKPKGYAPPKTGNKRGRTKKKYVDDEVMVEEELQSKEAATGETELMDDLLNQMENEDDIQEQEILNFDDDIEVFKVVQPKMVSKAAMEFVNLHWSFYLFSSDWNVLIFSNRYHNIKLEAWPLRLRNSGGEDIMHTLDKKRKRDNPWERVPATRVLYPCKFSRFACNNSLDGETKATIVEASRSVVALISYSGSVQLSQGCGTIIERHDATIIVLTSANLLRRHTSKDFGRNKLAKNITVHSHLCGGYFYKDGESTTFSAYSTLEVMPEKSTTFSAYSPVKIM; this is encoded by the exons ATGAGAGATACTATACTGCCACCGATAATTAAAAAACAACTTAGAGGTAGGCCAAAGAAGTTAAGAAGAAGAGAAGGATTTGAGGAAAGTGTTAGCAATGGAAAATGTGTTAGGATGAGTTACAAAGGAAGAATCATGCACCGTGGTTATTGTAAATCTGTAGAACACATGATAAATAAATGTCCAACAAAACCTAAAGGGTATGCACCTCCTAAAACTGGGAATAAAAGAGGTAGGACAAAGAAAAAATATGTTGATGATGAAGTGATGGTTGAAGAAGAGTTGCAGAGCAAGGAGGCTGCCACTGGTGAAACAGAGCTGATGGATGATTTGCTAAATCAGATGGAAAATGAAGATGATATACAGGAACAAGAAATTCTCAACTTTGATGATGATATTGAAGTTTTTAAAGTTGTGCAACCCAAAATGGTATCCAAAGCTGCTATGGAATTT GTCAACTTGCATTGGAGTTTTTATCTTTTTTCATCTGATTGGAATGTTCTAATTTTCAGTAATCGTTATCACAATATTAAGTTAGAAGCTTGGCCTTTGCGTTTGCGGAATTCAGGAGGTGAAG ATATTATGCATACGCTCGATAAAAAGAGAAAGAGGGACAACCCTTGGGAACGGGTACCAGCCACCCGTGTTTTAT ATCCGTGCAAATTCAGTAGGTTTGCTTGCAATAATTCCCTTGATGGTGAGACTAAGGCAACTATTGTGGAGGCTTCACGTTCTGTGGTTGCCCTCATTTCTTATTCTG GTAGTGTTCAATTAAGTCAAGGTTGTGGCACTATCATTGAGAGGCACGATGCTACCATCATCGTACTGACATCGGCAAATCTCCTTAGGCGACATACTTCAAAAGACTTTGGGAGAAATAAATTGGCTAAAAATATCACA GTTCATTCGCACTTATGCGGCGGTTACTTCTATAAGGATGGAGAG TCAACCACCTTTTCGGCTTATTCCACACTAGAGGTCATGCCAGAGAAGTCAACCACCTTTTCGGCTTATTCCCCAGTCAAGATCATGTAA
- the LOC141717463 gene encoding uncharacterized protein LOC141717463 isoform X4 — protein sequence MRDTILPPIIKKQLRGRPKKLRRREGFEESVSNGKCVRMSYKGRIMHRGYCKSVEHMINKCPTKPKGYAPPKTGNKRGRTKKKYVDDEVMVEEELQSKEAATGETELMDDLLNQMENEDDIQEQEILNFDDDIEVFKVVQPKMVSKAAMEFVNLHWSFYLFSSDWNVLIFSNRYHNIKLEAWPLRLRNSGGEEVVYNLSFCSTRILCIRSIKRERGTTLGNGYQPPVFYIRANSVGLLAIIPLMVRLRQLLWRLHVLWLPSFLILCSIKSRLWHYH from the exons ATGAGAGATACTATACTGCCACCGATAATTAAAAAACAACTTAGAGGTAGGCCAAAGAAGTTAAGAAGAAGAGAAGGATTTGAGGAAAGTGTTAGCAATGGAAAATGTGTTAGGATGAGTTACAAAGGAAGAATCATGCACCGTGGTTATTGTAAATCTGTAGAACACATGATAAATAAATGTCCAACAAAACCTAAAGGGTATGCACCTCCTAAAACTGGGAATAAAAGAGGTAGGACAAAGAAAAAATATGTTGATGATGAAGTGATGGTTGAAGAAGAGTTGCAGAGCAAGGAGGCTGCCACTGGTGAAACAGAGCTGATGGATGATTTGCTAAATCAGATGGAAAATGAAGATGATATACAGGAACAAGAAATTCTCAACTTTGATGATGATATTGAAGTTTTTAAAGTTGTGCAACCCAAAATGGTATCCAAAGCTGCTATGGAATTT GTCAACTTGCATTGGAGTTTTTATCTTTTTTCATCTGATTGGAATGTTCTAATTTTCAGTAATCGTTATCACAATATTAAGTTAGAAGCTTGGCCTTTGCGTTTGCGGAATTCAGGAGGTGAAG AGGTGGTGTACAACTTGAGCTTTTGCAGTACTAGG ATATTATGCATACGCTCGATAAAAAGAGAAAGAGGGACAACCCTTGGGAACGGGTACCAGCCACCCGTGTTTTAT ATCCGTGCAAATTCAGTAGGTTTGCTTGCAATAATTCCCTTGATGGTGAGACTAAGGCAACTATTGTGGAGGCTTCACGTTCTGTGGTTGCCCTCATTTCTTATTCTG TGTTCAATTAAGTCAAGGTTGTGGCACTATCATTGA
- the LOC141717463 gene encoding uncharacterized protein LOC141717463 isoform X1 — translation MRDTILPPIIKKQLRGRPKKLRRREGFEESVSNGKCVRMSYKGRIMHRGYCKSVEHMINKCPTKPKGYAPPKTGNKRGRTKKKYVDDEVMVEEELQSKEAATGETELMDDLLNQMENEDDIQEQEILNFDDDIEVFKVVQPKMVSKAAMEFVNLHWSFYLFSSDWNVLIFSNRYHNIKLEAWPLRLRNSGGEDIMHTLDKKRKRDNPWERVPATRVLYPCKFSRFACNNSLDGETKATIVEASRSVVALISYSGSVQLSQGCGTIIERHDATIIVLTSANLLRRHTSKDFGRNKLAKNITVHSHLCGGYFYKDGEVCAYDFHYNLAVIRFSTPAFGPAKGTDDYLDIHSRRRSQPPFRLIPH, via the exons ATGAGAGATACTATACTGCCACCGATAATTAAAAAACAACTTAGAGGTAGGCCAAAGAAGTTAAGAAGAAGAGAAGGATTTGAGGAAAGTGTTAGCAATGGAAAATGTGTTAGGATGAGTTACAAAGGAAGAATCATGCACCGTGGTTATTGTAAATCTGTAGAACACATGATAAATAAATGTCCAACAAAACCTAAAGGGTATGCACCTCCTAAAACTGGGAATAAAAGAGGTAGGACAAAGAAAAAATATGTTGATGATGAAGTGATGGTTGAAGAAGAGTTGCAGAGCAAGGAGGCTGCCACTGGTGAAACAGAGCTGATGGATGATTTGCTAAATCAGATGGAAAATGAAGATGATATACAGGAACAAGAAATTCTCAACTTTGATGATGATATTGAAGTTTTTAAAGTTGTGCAACCCAAAATGGTATCCAAAGCTGCTATGGAATTT GTCAACTTGCATTGGAGTTTTTATCTTTTTTCATCTGATTGGAATGTTCTAATTTTCAGTAATCGTTATCACAATATTAAGTTAGAAGCTTGGCCTTTGCGTTTGCGGAATTCAGGAGGTGAAG ATATTATGCATACGCTCGATAAAAAGAGAAAGAGGGACAACCCTTGGGAACGGGTACCAGCCACCCGTGTTTTAT ATCCGTGCAAATTCAGTAGGTTTGCTTGCAATAATTCCCTTGATGGTGAGACTAAGGCAACTATTGTGGAGGCTTCACGTTCTGTGGTTGCCCTCATTTCTTATTCTG GTAGTGTTCAATTAAGTCAAGGTTGTGGCACTATCATTGAGAGGCACGATGCTACCATCATCGTACTGACATCGGCAAATCTCCTTAGGCGACATACTTCAAAAGACTTTGGGAGAAATAAATTGGCTAAAAATATCACA GTTCATTCGCACTTATGCGGCGGTTACTTCTATAAGGATGGAGAGGTATGTGCTTACGACTTCCATTACAATCTTGCCGTCATAAGATTTTCTACACCTGCATTTGGACCTGCAAAGGGTACTGATGattatttggatattcattcACGTCGGAGAAGTCAACCACCTTTTCGGCTTATTCCACACTAG
- the LOC141717463 gene encoding uncharacterized protein LOC141717463 isoform X6 produces the protein MDDLLNQMENEDDIQEQEILNFDDDIEVFKVVQPKMVSKAAMEFVNLHWSFYLFSSDWNVLIFSNRYHNIKLEAWPLRLRNSGGEDIMHTLDKKRKRDNPWERVPATRVLYPCKFSRFACNNSLDGETKATIVEASRSVVALISYSGSVQLSQGCGTIIERHDATIIVLTSANLLRRHTSKDFGRNKLAKNITVHSHLCGGYFYKDGEVCAYDFHYNLAVIRFSTPAFGPAKGTDDYLDIHSRRRSQPPFRLIPH, from the exons ATGGATGATTTGCTAAATCAGATGGAAAATGAAGATGATATACAGGAACAAGAAATTCTCAACTTTGATGATGATATTGAAGTTTTTAAAGTTGTGCAACCCAAAATGGTATCCAAAGCTGCTATGGAATTT GTCAACTTGCATTGGAGTTTTTATCTTTTTTCATCTGATTGGAATGTTCTAATTTTCAGTAATCGTTATCACAATATTAAGTTAGAAGCTTGGCCTTTGCGTTTGCGGAATTCAGGAGGTGAAG ATATTATGCATACGCTCGATAAAAAGAGAAAGAGGGACAACCCTTGGGAACGGGTACCAGCCACCCGTGTTTTAT ATCCGTGCAAATTCAGTAGGTTTGCTTGCAATAATTCCCTTGATGGTGAGACTAAGGCAACTATTGTGGAGGCTTCACGTTCTGTGGTTGCCCTCATTTCTTATTCTG GTAGTGTTCAATTAAGTCAAGGTTGTGGCACTATCATTGAGAGGCACGATGCTACCATCATCGTACTGACATCGGCAAATCTCCTTAGGCGACATACTTCAAAAGACTTTGGGAGAAATAAATTGGCTAAAAATATCACA GTTCATTCGCACTTATGCGGCGGTTACTTCTATAAGGATGGAGAGGTATGTGCTTACGACTTCCATTACAATCTTGCCGTCATAAGATTTTCTACACCTGCATTTGGACCTGCAAAGGGTACTGATGattatttggatattcattcACGTCGGAGAAGTCAACCACCTTTTCGGCTTATTCCACACTAG
- the LOC141717463 gene encoding uncharacterized protein LOC141717463 isoform X3 — protein sequence MRDTILPPIIKKQLRGRPKKLRRREGFEESVSNGKCVRMSYKGRIMHRGYCKSVEHMINKCPTKPKGYAPPKTGNKRGRTKKKYVDDEVMVEEELQSKEAATGETELMDDLLNQMENEDDIQEQEILNFDDDIEVFKVVQPKMVSKAAMEFVNLHWSFYLFSSDWNVLIFSNRYHNIKLEAWPLRLRNSGGEDIMHTLDKKRKRDNPWERVPATRVLYPCKFSRFACNNSLDGETKATIVEASRSVVALISYSGSVQLSQGCGTIIERHDATIIVLTSANLLRRHTSKDFGRNKLGSFALMRRLLL from the exons ATGAGAGATACTATACTGCCACCGATAATTAAAAAACAACTTAGAGGTAGGCCAAAGAAGTTAAGAAGAAGAGAAGGATTTGAGGAAAGTGTTAGCAATGGAAAATGTGTTAGGATGAGTTACAAAGGAAGAATCATGCACCGTGGTTATTGTAAATCTGTAGAACACATGATAAATAAATGTCCAACAAAACCTAAAGGGTATGCACCTCCTAAAACTGGGAATAAAAGAGGTAGGACAAAGAAAAAATATGTTGATGATGAAGTGATGGTTGAAGAAGAGTTGCAGAGCAAGGAGGCTGCCACTGGTGAAACAGAGCTGATGGATGATTTGCTAAATCAGATGGAAAATGAAGATGATATACAGGAACAAGAAATTCTCAACTTTGATGATGATATTGAAGTTTTTAAAGTTGTGCAACCCAAAATGGTATCCAAAGCTGCTATGGAATTT GTCAACTTGCATTGGAGTTTTTATCTTTTTTCATCTGATTGGAATGTTCTAATTTTCAGTAATCGTTATCACAATATTAAGTTAGAAGCTTGGCCTTTGCGTTTGCGGAATTCAGGAGGTGAAG ATATTATGCATACGCTCGATAAAAAGAGAAAGAGGGACAACCCTTGGGAACGGGTACCAGCCACCCGTGTTTTAT ATCCGTGCAAATTCAGTAGGTTTGCTTGCAATAATTCCCTTGATGGTGAGACTAAGGCAACTATTGTGGAGGCTTCACGTTCTGTGGTTGCCCTCATTTCTTATTCTG GTAGTGTTCAATTAAGTCAAGGTTGTGGCACTATCATTGAGAGGCACGATGCTACCATCATCGTACTGACATCGGCAAATCTCCTTAGGCGACATACTTCAAAAGACTTTGGGAGAAATAAATTG GGTTCATTCGCACTTATGCGGCGGTTACTTCTATAA
- the LOC141717463 gene encoding uncharacterized protein LOC141717463 isoform X5, which translates to MRDTILPPIIKKQLRGRPKKLRRREGFEESVSNGKCVRMSYKGRIMHRGYCKSVEHMINKCPTKPKGYAPPKTGNKRGRTKKKYVDDEVMVEEELQSKEAATGETELMDDLLNQMENEDDIQEQEILNFDDDIEVFKVVQPKMVSKAAMEFVNLHWSFYLFSSDWNVLIFSNRYHNIKLEAWPLRLRNSGGEEVVYNLSFCSTRILCIRSIKRERGTTLGNGYQPPVFYIRANSVGLLAIIPLMVRLRQLLWRLHVLWLPSFLILVVFN; encoded by the exons ATGAGAGATACTATACTGCCACCGATAATTAAAAAACAACTTAGAGGTAGGCCAAAGAAGTTAAGAAGAAGAGAAGGATTTGAGGAAAGTGTTAGCAATGGAAAATGTGTTAGGATGAGTTACAAAGGAAGAATCATGCACCGTGGTTATTGTAAATCTGTAGAACACATGATAAATAAATGTCCAACAAAACCTAAAGGGTATGCACCTCCTAAAACTGGGAATAAAAGAGGTAGGACAAAGAAAAAATATGTTGATGATGAAGTGATGGTTGAAGAAGAGTTGCAGAGCAAGGAGGCTGCCACTGGTGAAACAGAGCTGATGGATGATTTGCTAAATCAGATGGAAAATGAAGATGATATACAGGAACAAGAAATTCTCAACTTTGATGATGATATTGAAGTTTTTAAAGTTGTGCAACCCAAAATGGTATCCAAAGCTGCTATGGAATTT GTCAACTTGCATTGGAGTTTTTATCTTTTTTCATCTGATTGGAATGTTCTAATTTTCAGTAATCGTTATCACAATATTAAGTTAGAAGCTTGGCCTTTGCGTTTGCGGAATTCAGGAGGTGAAG AGGTGGTGTACAACTTGAGCTTTTGCAGTACTAGG ATATTATGCATACGCTCGATAAAAAGAGAAAGAGGGACAACCCTTGGGAACGGGTACCAGCCACCCGTGTTTTAT ATCCGTGCAAATTCAGTAGGTTTGCTTGCAATAATTCCCTTGATGGTGAGACTAAGGCAACTATTGTGGAGGCTTCACGTTCTGTGGTTGCCCTCATTTCTTATTCTG GTAGTGTTCAATTAA
- the LOC141717463 gene encoding putative protease Do-like 14 isoform X7 yields the protein MGRYFSKPFEVIAAPGEYCLTRKTFDCKELFTTSCKITRCGDGGPLINSHGELIGVAFYNPHVIPCLPINIAYKWWEHYKEHGKCCRPFLGLEAKNLIAADLGLIARVIHNFPDAYKGLVVKKIKPDSSADLAGLLVNDVIIKCDEKPVESFLEFFEMIWEKVGVPVELIFVRVDEVTPRQVTIVFNEATSDQLYRWPVPNF from the exons ATGGGGCGTTATTTTTCCAAACCATTTGAAGTAATAGCTGCCCCGGGTGAATATTG CCTTACACGAAAGACATTTGACTGCAAAGAGCTTTTCACTACGAGTTGCAAAATCACGAGG TGTGGTGATGGAGGGCCTTTGATAAATTCCCATGGTGAGTTGATTGGTGTTGCATTTTATAATCCCCATGTGATTCCCTGTTTGCCTATTAACATAGCCTATAAGTGGTGGGAACACTACAAAGAACACGG GAAATGCTGCCGTCCATTCTTGGGATTGGAAGCAAAAAACCTGATTGCAGCCGATCTAGGCCTTATTGCGAGGGTGATCCACAACTTTCCTGATGCTTACAAAGGATTAGTTGTGAAAAAG ATAAAACCAGATTCCTCCGCTGATTTAGCAGGATTACTTGTCAACGATGTTATTATAAAATGTGATGAGAAACCTGTTGAGAGTTTCTTAGAG TTTTTTGAAATGATATGGGAGAAGGTCGGAGTTCCGGTAGAATTGATCTTTGTACGGGTGGATGAAGTTACTCCTAGGCAAGTCACCATAGTTTTTAATGAGGCAACATCGGATCAACTTTACAG ATGGCCCGTTCCTAATTTTTGA